From a region of the Candidatus Bathyarchaeota archaeon genome:
- a CDS encoding Mut7-C RNAse domain-containing protein: MIARDSEHVLKFVTDGMLGKLTRWLRMLGHNVKYANNIDDRLLIKIAKTEKRTLLTRDVELYQQATTKNTETFLVEGKNEAERLANLSKRFNLKLELNPDNSRCPKCNTKIKLAKKTEIADKIPLSTKIFYEEFWECPKCGKIYWQGAHWKKINKTLKEAKRLLAK; this comes from the coding sequence ATGATAGCCAGAGACAGTGAACATGTTTTGAAGTTCGTTACAGATGGCATGCTTGGAAAACTAACCCGTTGGCTCCGCATGCTAGGCCACAACGTAAAATACGCCAATAACATAGACGACAGACTACTCATAAAAATCGCAAAAACCGAAAAACGCACCCTCCTAACAAGAGACGTAGAACTATACCAACAAGCAACAACCAAAAACACAGAAACCTTTCTCGTCGAAGGAAAAAACGAAGCAGAACGACTCGCAAACCTATCAAAACGATTCAACCTAAAACTCGAACTCAATCCCGACAACTCGCGCTGCCCCAAATGCAACACCAAAATAAAACTCGCAAAAAAAACCGAAATCGCCGACAAGATCCCCCTCTCCACAAAGATTTTCTACGAAGAGTTCTGGGAATGCCCAAAATGCGGAAAAATCTATTGGCAAGGAGCCCACTGGAAAAAAATCAACAAAACACTGAAAGAAGCAAAAAGATTACTAGCAAAATAA
- a CDS encoding DNA-directed RNA polymerase subunit K: protein MHNKIKVGPPKLTRYEKARIVGARALQVAMGAPLLVEPSTFSNPIDIALSELESGVLPMTIRRELPDGTFQDIPLKWLLQKE, encoded by the coding sequence TTGCACAATAAAATCAAAGTAGGTCCTCCTAAGTTAACCCGTTACGAAAAGGCTCGGATAGTGGGTGCTAGGGCGCTTCAAGTAGCTATGGGTGCACCTCTGCTAGTAGAGCCTTCAACTTTTTCTAACCCCATTGATATTGCGTTGAGCGAACTTGAAAGTGGCGTTCTTCCCATGACTATTCGTAGAGAGTTACCGGATGGAACGTTTCAAGACATACCGCTTAAATGGCTTCTTCAAAAAGAATAA